A genomic stretch from Bifidobacteriaceae bacterium includes:
- a CDS encoding response regulator transcription factor has translation MNGNTSGTTDRPAANGVTLLLVEDNPAVQRNNRAILARRGYSVREASDLTQARAAVAEEEPDAIILDIMLPDGSGLDFLTELRRGSRIPALMLTALGTPADIARGLRAGGDDYLPKPYDLDVFLARVEALLRRARQVPESVVAGRLHLDVTAGQAFCNGADLLLTQKEFALLLLLAQNENKTLDAEYLYERIWKRPAVGDTQAVKTVVSRLRAKLARTGYTIVAARGEGYLFEKW, from the coding sequence TTGAACGGGAACACGAGCGGAACAACGGACAGGCCGGCGGCGAACGGGGTCACCCTGCTCTTGGTCGAGGACAACCCCGCCGTCCAACGCAACAACCGGGCGATCCTCGCCAGGCGCGGCTACTCCGTCCGGGAGGCGTCGGACTTGACGCAGGCGCGCGCAGCTGTCGCGGAGGAGGAACCGGATGCGATCATCTTGGACATCATGCTGCCGGACGGCAGCGGACTCGATTTCCTGACCGAGTTGCGCCGCGGTTCCCGGATCCCGGCGTTGATGCTGACAGCGCTGGGAACGCCGGCAGACATCGCACGGGGATTGCGCGCCGGCGGCGACGACTACCTGCCGAAACCCTACGATTTGGATGTCTTCTTGGCCCGGGTCGAGGCGCTGCTGCGCCGCGCGAGGCAGGTGCCGGAGTCGGTGGTGGCGGGGCGGTTGCACTTGGACGTCACGGCGGGCCAGGCGTTCTGCAACGGCGCGGATCTGCTGCTGACGCAAAAGGAGTTCGCTTTGCTGCTGCTGCTCGCGCAGAACGAGAACAAGACCCTGGACGCGGAATACCTGTACGAGAGGATCTGGAAACGGCCTGCGGTTGGCGACACCCAGGCAGTCAAGACGGTCGTGTCGCGTCTGAGGGCAAAGCTCGCCCGGACCGGATACACGATAGTCGCCGCCCGCGGCGAGGGGTATCTGTTCGAGAAGTGGTAG
- a CDS encoding sensor histidine kinase, which translates to MKSASIAAKAGANSKTHAVVAFGLAVLSGVAFGLISIPFGTDEVSAVNGAADLRAVLAEGRIAQVVSGWESYPGELYTPADFAEGVARDLVKWENGYGVGDSFGTHRLVLLLPPGEAVALSFPSVDHATRVYIDGELAGEVGTVGATKETTTPRVAECYFIVTDEDGRAELVLQYANFQHRRGGDPPTLTIGSPQDLQKVARQAVVSQTLIAGLLLAAFFYHLAMFLFYASRRASLYFALLCLAFAIRAIVPSLITERWPNYDWPSLLRADYVLMFSGAALLMLFFRSFFPELLSRRVLWTVAAVLALYDLAVLVLDTAQSSYLLVFVQPLCVLAVGYIAIKLGLSLRTGGLEVRLAFAGIAFFLATALNDVLYLNKLPSLGMNLMPAGIAVLTLAYTVILTVDFARSRRQLTAARISEERMSMDKAALEAQSRLKTEFLQDISHEMKTPLAVVSTSVLNADDLLDFGGDRDEIRGSLRRAQAEVMRMAAMVDAAMAFSSANEAGQRMEALDLGGLLRAAADASRPLLERRGNKLALEIPARLPPLWADHEGLSQVLSNLLSNANRHTEGGRIEVTATCGEASVTVTVRDDGEGVDDAVLPRVFDRGASTGGTGLGLAISKAVIDAHGGRISLSNNPGRGACAEFQLPIPANGDEAQR; encoded by the coding sequence ATGAAGAGCGCCAGCATCGCGGCAAAGGCAGGCGCTAACTCGAAGACGCATGCGGTCGTCGCTTTCGGACTGGCCGTCCTCAGCGGCGTCGCCTTCGGCTTGATCTCCATTCCTTTCGGCACTGATGAAGTGTCTGCGGTAAACGGCGCGGCAGACCTGCGCGCAGTCCTCGCCGAAGGTCGGATCGCGCAGGTGGTCTCGGGCTGGGAGAGCTACCCCGGCGAGCTCTACACGCCGGCGGACTTCGCGGAAGGTGTCGCCCGCGACCTGGTGAAATGGGAGAACGGGTACGGCGTGGGTGATTCCTTCGGCACCCACCGGCTGGTCCTTCTGCTGCCGCCGGGAGAAGCGGTCGCCTTGAGCTTTCCCTCGGTGGACCACGCGACCCGGGTGTACATCGACGGTGAACTCGCGGGAGAGGTCGGGACGGTCGGCGCGACCAAGGAAACCACCACGCCGCGCGTCGCGGAGTGTTACTTCATTGTCACGGATGAAGACGGCCGCGCCGAGCTTGTCCTGCAATACGCGAATTTCCAGCACAGGCGCGGCGGCGACCCGCCAACGCTGACGATCGGGTCGCCGCAGGACCTGCAGAAGGTGGCGCGTCAGGCGGTGGTCTCGCAGACGCTGATCGCCGGACTGCTGTTGGCCGCGTTCTTCTATCACCTCGCCATGTTTTTGTTCTACGCGAGCCGCCGGGCGTCCTTGTATTTCGCGCTTCTCTGCCTGGCGTTCGCGATCCGAGCGATAGTGCCCAGCCTAATAACCGAGCGCTGGCCCAACTACGATTGGCCGTCGCTGCTGCGGGCGGACTATGTCCTAATGTTCTCCGGTGCCGCTCTGCTCATGCTGTTCTTCCGCAGCTTCTTCCCTGAGCTTCTCTCAAGGCGAGTCCTCTGGACCGTTGCCGCGGTGCTGGCGCTGTACGACCTGGCCGTCCTGGTCTTGGACACGGCCCAATCGTCATATTTGCTCGTGTTCGTCCAGCCGTTGTGTGTCTTGGCCGTGGGCTACATAGCAATCAAGCTGGGACTTTCACTGAGGACGGGGGGCTTGGAAGTCCGCCTTGCTTTCGCGGGGATCGCCTTTTTCCTGGCAACGGCCTTGAATGACGTGCTGTACCTCAACAAGCTTCCGAGCCTCGGAATGAACCTGATGCCTGCTGGGATCGCCGTGCTCACGCTGGCGTACACGGTCATCTTGACTGTTGATTTCGCCCGGAGCCGGCGCCAGCTGACGGCGGCGAGGATCAGCGAAGAGAGGATGTCGATGGACAAGGCTGCCCTGGAGGCGCAGAGCCGGCTGAAGACCGAGTTCTTGCAGGACATTAGCCACGAGATGAAGACGCCTCTGGCCGTCGTGTCCACGAGCGTCCTCAATGCCGACGACTTATTGGACTTCGGTGGGGACAGGGACGAGATCCGCGGGAGCCTGCGCCGGGCGCAGGCAGAGGTCATGCGGATGGCGGCCATGGTGGACGCCGCGATGGCATTCTCATCCGCCAATGAGGCTGGCCAGCGGATGGAGGCGCTCGACCTCGGCGGTCTGCTCAGGGCGGCCGCTGACGCTTCTCGTCCCTTGCTGGAGAGGCGTGGGAACAAGCTGGCGCTCGAGATCCCGGCCCGGCTGCCGCCGCTGTGGGCAGACCACGAGGGGTTGTCGCAGGTCTTGTCGAACTTGCTGTCCAATGCGAACCGGCACACTGAAGGCGGCCGTATCGAGGTAACCGCGACGTGCGGCGAAGCGTCGGTGACGGTGACGGTCCGCGATGACGGGGAAGGGGTGGACGATGCCGTCCTTCCACGCGTGTTCGACCGCGGCGCTTCGACCGGCGGGACCGGCTTGGGACTGGCGATTTCCAAAGCGGTCATCGACGCTCACGGCGGGCGGATCTCGCTGTCGAACAACCCCGGCCGCGGGGCATGTGCCGAGTTCCAGCTACCCATTCCGGCCAACGGGGATGAGGCTCAACGTTGA